GCGCGTTCCCGAACGCAGCAGCATCTCGCGCGCGCCGGTCCCCGTGGTGATGGACTCCACCCGGACGCCCCGTTCGGCCAGCCGGCCGAGCGGGTGATCGCCCAGCAGGGCCTGCCGAATGTCGTTGTAGGCGCTGTTGTCGTTGGTGGCCAGACTGGAGAGCGTCGCCTGGGCGCGTTCGGTAAAAAAGGCCCGGATGGCCGGGTCATCCCCCCGAAAGAAGGCTTCGACACAGGCGGCGACAATATCCACCGGGCGCAGTTCGCGGGAACGCTGGGAAGGCGTCGCCGCAGCGACCGACCCGGCCAAGGGACCGGCCAGGGGCCCGGACAAGGACCCGGCCAGGGACACTGGAAGAAGCGCACTGGACAGGGCAAGGGCGCTGACGCCCAGAACAGAGGTGAGACGCAAAAGACGCCAACCACAGACCGGCGTGCGTATTTGAGAAAGACAAAGAACCTGCATGGGCATCATCATTATGGATTGTTACGGCTCGTTTCAAGCCGGTATTCGGGCAAGGTCATTTGACAGCGCCAATGGATGCGTTCACCTTGTCATGGCGTATCATACGTCTCATAGGTCGCCCCAGAGGAGTGACCGCTTTGGGAATGACACCTGCTTGGAAAAACAGCCTGGAGTGGGCATTCAAACGCTGGACGTGAGGGCATCTGCATAGAGGTGGGAAACCACCCTTTGGGTTGCCGCATCGCATGCCGTGCCATGTACGACCGAGTGATCCGCCTCCGCGGGAGTGAAACCTACGAACTGGCGACCCGCACCCGTTTCGGTTACGAACTCGATCCCAGCCGCAACTTCGGCATCCGGCTCGTCGTGCGGGCGTATGTCGTCGCCGAGGACTACAGTATTGAAGATTTCGCCGCCCTGGTCCGAAACGAAGCGGCGCGCCACGAAGAAACGCAGCGTTTTCGGGCGGCCTTTGCGCTCGACAGCCGCGACCTCGACCTGCCCACCCCGGAAGACCAGCCGCCCGCAACCACGCCCTCCGCTGACACACCACCTGAGCCATGACGCCTGATGCGTGCCACGGCGGTGCGACGCGGCCGCCCTCCGGGAAACCAACCGCATTGCAGATGATGTTCCGGGATAGCCCCATACGAAGGAATGACGGTCACACCATGGAAATGCCCCTCCCACCACTGAACCCCCACTCCCCTTCCGAACCGGTGGAAGCCCCACCAGCCCGGCAGGATACCCCTTCCGCCGCGCCTCCGGTTCACCGTTTCACACCGTGCACGGAGCCTTTCCGGTGGGAAGGCGTCCCTGTCACGGCGTACCAGTCCACGCCCGCGACCGCCGCCGACTTTGCCGGCATCACCCGGCAAACGCTGTTCGGCCACGGCGGCGAAACCATCGGCTTTGAAGTGCGCTACTTCGAGATTGCCCCCGGCGGCTGGTCATCCCTCGAATGCCACGAGCATGCCCACGCCGTCATTGGGCTGCG
This window of the Chloracidobacterium sp. N genome carries:
- a CDS encoding cupin domain-containing protein: MEMPLPPLNPHSPSEPVEAPPARQDTPSAAPPVHRFTPCTEPFRWEGVPVTAYQSTPATAADFAGITRQTLFGHGGETIGFEVRYFEIAPGGWSSLECHEHAHAVIGLRGVGKVLLGDTVQTLGFLDLAYIGANCVHRLVNDGPTPFGFLCIVDAKRDRPRRLRPADVPELLDNPALAPLIQRAAVQTTPCPE